A region of Solanum dulcamara chromosome 7, daSolDulc1.2, whole genome shotgun sequence DNA encodes the following proteins:
- the LOC129895309 gene encoding F-box/LRR-repeat protein At3g48880-like, with protein sequence MEEGDSLVRRWEDLDTDLLLKILQFFDLFELSAGVAHVCSTWRLACCDQLLWKTLDLSVLKSNFIKIPLVPYVYVDSESDKTLTRLLKICLNLSRGNILTLIFHYNLYVCNDQLTYTAERCPRLKRLVMPAWNRIQKTGICRAIRIWEDLESLTMPSIANPPFVMEEIARSCKNFAELKIMGPCDMLFASALVSFLPNLKVLSVRCTVLSKTVLVTILDGLKKLEVLNISHCVITEDPPPAPKKILAKLDESVLEKVSRLHKFLTCMSDSCIMCQRTRNDEGLMRWYKYEEDIWKMDEVRSLAI encoded by the exons ATGGAGGAAGGAGATTCTCTTGTAAGGAGATGGGAGGACCTTGATACTGATCTCTTGTTGAAGATACTCCAGTTTTTTGACCTTTTTGAGTTGTCTGCTGGAGTTGCACATGTTTGTAGTACATGGAGATTGGCTTGTTGCGATCAACTTCTCTGGAAGACGCTGGACTTGTCGGTACTAAAatcaaatttcatcaaaatcCCGTTAGTGCCGTACGTATATGTTGACTCAGAGTCTGATAAAACATTGACCCGCCTCCTAAAGATTTGCTTGAATCTCAGTCGTGGCAACATACTAACATTGATCTTCCATTACAATTTGTACGTCTGCAACGACCAGTTGACTTATACTGCTGAGAG GTGTCCACGTCTTAAGCGTCTTGTTATGCCTGCTTGGAACAGAATACAAAAGACAGGGATATGCAGGGCTATTCGTATCTGGGAAGATCTTGAATCACTGACAATGCCTAGTATAGCAAACCCTCCATTTGTCATGGAGGAAATTGCAAGGAGTTGCAAAAATTTCGCTGAGCTCAAGATTATGGGGCCCTGTGATATGTTGTTTGCATCTGCACTGGTATCTTTTCTTCCAAACTTGAAAGTGTTGAGTGTGAGGTGCACAGTGTTATCTAAAACTGTCTTGGTTACTATCTTGGATGGGTTAAAAAAGTTGGAAGTGCTCAACATATCTCATTGCGTAATTACTGAAGATCCTCCACCTGCACCAAAGAAAATTCTGGCCAAGCTTGATGAATCAGTTCTCGAAAAAGTGTCTAGGTTACACAAATTCCTAACCTGCATGAGTGACTCATGCATCATGTGTCAGCGCACTCGAAATGATGAAGGGCTGATGAGGTGGTATAAGTATGAAGAAGACATCTGGAAAATGGATGAGGTGAGATCTCTTGCAATTTGA